Proteins encoded together in one Balaenoptera musculus isolate JJ_BM4_2016_0621 chromosome 6, mBalMus1.pri.v3, whole genome shotgun sequence window:
- the LOC118897254 gene encoding 60S ribosomal protein L36a-like, which yields MVNALKTRRTFCKKCGKHQPHKVTQYKKGKNSLYAQGKRRYDQKQSGYGGQTKPIFRKKAKTTKKIVLSLECLEPNCRSKRMLAIKSCKILNSEEIRRERAK from the coding sequence ATGGTCAATGCACTAAAAACCCGAAGGACTTTCTGTAAGAAATGTGGAAAGCATCAGCCTCACAAAGTGACCCAGTATAAGAAGGGCAAAAATTCCCTGTATGCCCAGGGAAAAAGGCGTTATGATCAGAAGCAGAGTGGCTATGGTGGGCAAACAAAGCCAATTTTCCGGAAGAAGGCTAAAACCACAAAAAAGATCGTGCTGAGTCTTGAATGTCTTGAGCCCAACTGCAGATCCAAGAGGATGCTGGCTATTAAGAGCTGCAAGATTTTGAACTCGGAGGAGATAAGAAGAGAAAGGGCCAAGTGA